From a region of the Candidatus Dormiibacterota bacterium genome:
- a CDS encoding thiolase family protein: protein MTDVVIVEAVRTPLGRGNLKNGELRDVHAVKLAAHVLREVVSRARLDPAIVDDVIFGCVMQTGEQAVNIARQAVLLAGFPVEVPATTVDRQCGSSQQAVHFAANLIQSGVCDITIAAGVESMSRVPMGATVIQGPGTPFPPELLEQYNLVSQGIAAEMISDEFGITRRHADEFAAESQRRAARAQSEGRFDREIAPLVVGENGDGRVVSQDQGIRPGTTVDTLAALQASFKQDGVCHAGNSSQITDGAAALLLMSAEKAAELGLTPRARIRSQAVVGVDPVTMLKGPIPATAKVLARAGLQLSDIDLFEVNEAFAPVVLAWERSHHPDMDRVNVNGGAIALGHPLGASGARLMTTLLHELERTDRQLGLETMCCGGGIGTATIIDRDV, encoded by the coding sequence ATGACCGACGTCGTGATCGTGGAGGCGGTGCGCACACCGCTGGGCCGCGGCAACCTGAAGAACGGTGAACTCCGCGATGTCCATGCAGTCAAGCTCGCCGCCCACGTGCTGCGCGAGGTCGTCAGCCGCGCGCGTCTCGACCCCGCCATCGTCGACGACGTCATCTTCGGCTGCGTGATGCAGACCGGCGAGCAGGCGGTGAACATCGCCCGGCAGGCGGTGCTGCTCGCGGGCTTCCCCGTCGAGGTCCCGGCCACCACCGTCGACCGGCAGTGCGGCTCCTCGCAGCAGGCGGTGCACTTCGCCGCCAACCTCATCCAGTCCGGGGTGTGCGACATCACGATCGCCGCCGGGGTGGAGAGCATGAGCCGGGTGCCGATGGGAGCCACCGTCATCCAGGGCCCGGGCACGCCGTTCCCGCCCGAGCTGCTCGAGCAGTACAACCTGGTCAGCCAGGGCATCGCCGCGGAGATGATCTCCGACGAGTTCGGCATCACCCGCCGCCACGCCGACGAGTTCGCCGCCGAGTCGCAGCGCCGCGCCGCCCGGGCGCAGTCGGAGGGACGCTTCGACCGTGAGATCGCCCCGCTGGTGGTCGGCGAGAACGGCGACGGCCGCGTGGTCTCGCAGGACCAGGGCATCCGCCCCGGGACGACGGTGGACACGCTCGCCGCCCTGCAGGCCTCGTTCAAGCAGGACGGCGTCTGCCATGCCGGCAACTCCTCGCAGATCACCGACGGCGCCGCCGCGCTGCTGCTGATGTCCGCCGAGAAGGCGGCCGAGCTCGGCCTCACCCCGCGGGCGCGGATCCGCTCCCAGGCGGTGGTCGGCGTCGACCCGGTGACGATGCTCAAGGGCCCGATCCCCGCGACCGCGAAGGTGCTCGCCCGCGCCGGCCTGCAGCTGTCGGACATCGACCTCTTCGAGGTGAACGAGGCGTTCGCCCCGGTGGTGCTCGCCTGGGAGCGGTCCCATCACCCCGACATGGACCGGGTCAACGTCAACGGCGGGGCGATCGCCCTCGGCCACCCGCTCGGCGCCTCCGGGGCGCGGCTGATGACCACCCTGCTCCACGAGCTGGAGCGCACCGACCGCCAGCTGGGGCTGGAGACGATGTGCTGTGGCGGGGGGATTGGCA
- a CDS encoding glycosyltransferase family 39 protein — MSAAGASRLRDPWRLALGAAVAGIVLLHLLGLGSAPPGLYSDEASIGYNAWAVAHTGLDEHGARLPLFFEAFGEYKNPVYVYLLAPLTWVLPLTPATERLPAALCSLGVVAAAAATAWRLTRSRPVLLATVLSAGLTPWLAAEGRVGFEVISMVLALSVALLCLVHLLEDGGVPWGLGAGVALGVSIYAYSTGRLLVAILTVLLLAVLLPRRRRSETLAVIVPVAAAYLVLAVWSQGHPGALTGRFASLSITADHPSPLVAVQRLVRNYATYVGAPFLATHGDSNPRHNTGFGGMLLLASLPAVLLGVATCLRHLRSPLHRLLLGGLLIAPVPAALTAEGTPHALRASAMLPFLLVIAVLGWAVLLPTLLDRRLRVAALVLLLAAGGEAAAFERDLFADWPGRALGAFDTGELDAIQRAHDQSAGHLVHLSTTLDQPYIQALFQLRPDPGDYVRRGLASVGVELTAPDRMGDDAHPGDLLVLAPGDQPPAGAQPLFEETATVGSPVFSLAGPESSSVVLVQVYRR; from the coding sequence GTGAGCGCAGCCGGCGCGTCGCGGCTGCGGGACCCCTGGCGGCTGGCCCTGGGGGCGGCGGTGGCCGGGATCGTGCTCCTCCACCTGCTCGGCCTCGGCAGCGCCCCCCCCGGCCTGTACAGCGACGAGGCCTCGATCGGCTACAACGCCTGGGCGGTCGCCCACACCGGGCTGGACGAGCACGGCGCCCGGCTCCCCCTCTTCTTCGAGGCCTTCGGGGAGTACAAGAACCCGGTCTACGTCTACCTGCTGGCGCCGCTGACGTGGGTGCTGCCGCTGACCCCGGCGACCGAGCGGCTGCCCGCGGCGCTCTGCAGCCTCGGCGTGGTCGCCGCCGCCGCGGCCACCGCCTGGCGGCTGACCAGGAGCCGGCCGGTGCTGCTTGCGACGGTGCTGAGCGCCGGTCTCACCCCCTGGCTGGCGGCGGAGGGACGGGTCGGCTTCGAGGTGATCTCGATGGTGCTGGCGCTCTCGGTGGCGCTGCTCTGCCTGGTCCACCTGCTCGAGGACGGCGGGGTGCCCTGGGGCCTGGGCGCCGGGGTCGCCCTCGGGGTCTCGATCTACGCGTACAGCACCGGGCGGCTGCTCGTCGCCATTCTCACCGTGCTGCTCCTCGCCGTGCTGCTGCCCCGGCGGCGTCGCTCCGAGACCCTGGCGGTGATCGTCCCGGTCGCCGCCGCCTACCTGGTGCTGGCGGTCTGGTCGCAGGGCCACCCGGGTGCGCTCACCGGCCGCTTCGCGTCGCTGAGCATCACCGCCGACCACCCCTCGCCGCTGGTGGCGGTGCAGCGCCTGGTGCGCAACTACGCGACCTACGTCGGCGCCCCCTTCCTCGCCACCCACGGCGACTCCAACCCCCGGCACAACACCGGCTTCGGCGGGATGCTGCTGCTCGCCTCGCTGCCCGCGGTGCTGCTCGGCGTGGCCACCTGCCTGCGCCACCTCCGCAGCCCGCTGCACCGCCTGCTGCTCGGCGGGCTGCTGATCGCCCCGGTGCCGGCGGCGCTCACCGCCGAGGGCACCCCGCACGCGCTCCGCGCCTCGGCGATGCTGCCCTTCCTGCTGGTGATCGCGGTGCTGGGATGGGCGGTGCTGCTCCCCACCCTGCTCGACCGGCGGCTGCGGGTGGCGGCGCTGGTGCTGCTGCTCGCCGCCGGCGGCGAGGCGGCGGCCTTCGAGCGCGACCTCTTCGCCGACTGGCCGGGCCGGGCGCTCGGCGCCTTCGACACCGGCGAGCTCGACGCCATCCAGCGCGCCCACGACCAGTCCGCCGGCCACCTCGTGCACCTCTCCACCACTCTCGACCAGCCCTACATCCAGGCCCTCTTCCAGCTCCGTCCCGACCCCGGCGACTACGTCCGCCGGGGGCTCGCCTCGGTGGGGGTGGAGCTGACCGCGCCCGACCGCATGGGCGACGACGCCCACCCCGGCGACCTGCTGGTGCTCGCCCCCGGCGACCAGCCGCCGGCGGGCGCGCAGCCGCTCTTCGAGGAGACCGCGACGGTGGGGTCGCCGGTGTTCTCCCTGGCCGGGCCGGAGAGCAGCAGCGTGGTGCTGGTCCAGGTCTACCGTCGCTGA
- a CDS encoding gamma-glutamyl-gamma-aminobutyrate hydrolase family protein (Members of this family of hydrolases with an active site Cys residue belong to MEROPS family C26.), whose amino-acid sequence MRPVVVGITLRPVTHEGHPERLLVNRVYSDAVERAGAVPLPIPTLRDPAGAVVLLEACDALLLPGGPDVEPRRYGEEPCEGCHTEWVADLDATEAAVLERALATDLPVLAICRGCQLLNVVRGGSLWQDIVAQGAGDPGHDAEASGIPRTEVIHPMVLEPDSLLSSVLQATVVGVNSIHHQALRRVGDGLRVVGRSPDGLAEAVEMPGRGFVIGVQCHPEEHCATEAWAARLFTALVDAAHRRREGPSTYPRSAVGG is encoded by the coding sequence TTGCGTCCTGTCGTGGTCGGGATCACCCTGCGGCCGGTGACCCACGAGGGCCACCCCGAGCGGCTGCTGGTCAACCGGGTGTACAGCGACGCCGTGGAGCGCGCCGGTGCGGTGCCGCTGCCCATCCCCACGCTGCGCGACCCCGCCGGCGCGGTGGTCCTGCTCGAGGCCTGCGACGCGCTGCTGCTCCCCGGCGGCCCCGACGTCGAGCCCCGCCGCTACGGCGAGGAGCCCTGCGAGGGCTGCCACACCGAGTGGGTCGCCGACCTCGACGCCACCGAGGCGGCGGTGCTGGAACGCGCGCTCGCGACCGACCTGCCGGTGCTCGCCATCTGCCGGGGCTGTCAGCTGCTCAACGTGGTCCGCGGCGGCTCGCTCTGGCAGGACATCGTGGCCCAGGGGGCGGGCGACCCCGGCCACGACGCCGAGGCCTCGGGGATCCCGCGCACCGAGGTGATCCACCCCATGGTCCTCGAGCCCGACAGCCTGCTCTCCAGCGTCCTCCAGGCCACCGTGGTCGGGGTCAACAGCATCCACCACCAGGCGCTGCGCCGGGTCGGCGACGGGCTCAGGGTGGTGGGCCGCTCCCCGGACGGGCTCGCCGAGGCGGTGGAGATGCCCGGCCGTGGCTTCGTGATCGGGGTGCAGTGCCATCCCGAGGAGCACTGCGCCACCGAGGCGTGGGCCGCCCGGCTGTTCACCGCCCTGGTCGACGCCGCCCACCGCAGGCGGGAGGGGCCCTCGACCTACCCCCGCTCCGCGGTCGGGGGGTGA
- the selB gene encoding selenocysteine-specific translation elongation factor, giving the protein MNLVVGTAGHVDHGKSSLVLALTGTDPDRLAEEKRRGMTIELGFAAWTLPSGERVGVVDVPGHQRFVRTMVAGAQGIDLVLLVVAADEGVMPQTREHLAICGLLGARHGVVALTKCDLVDDDVLTLARAEVEEVIAASPLRGAPVVPCSSLTGEGLDELGRTVEAALAAAPARVDRGRPRLFVDRAFALPGFGPIVTGTLETGALHAGDEVGILPGGLRARIRGLERHGERLERVEPGGRTAVNLAGVERAQLGRGMALVAPAAMAPVRRLDIRLEALADAPAGIRHNATVSVHLGTAEVAARVWLLEGVELGPGETGHAQLQLAAPLAAAPGDRLVVRRMSPQATLGGGVVLDAAPRRHRRRDPGVAAALSRLETGGLRALLLELLARQRLGAEPAALARAAGAGRGEVDALLAGLGDELVRLGRRLLAAGRWEELRRTSAAVLGAYHDAEPLRPGMPREEWRSRLGLPGPLSADVAHRLRGEGALEEADGCVALAGRGRSVSGTAQRAVDAVLALLAERGLDPPPMAELRAAGLTPGLLRLLLDDGRAVRLSADVVLAGPVYSAARERVEDHLRAHGEATVAQIRDAVGATRRVVVPLLETLDAGRVTVRVGDLRRLRAREAR; this is encoded by the coding sequence ATGAACCTCGTTGTCGGTACCGCGGGGCACGTCGATCACGGCAAGTCGTCGCTGGTGCTGGCGCTCACCGGCACCGACCCCGACCGGCTCGCCGAGGAGAAGCGGCGGGGGATGACCATCGAGCTGGGCTTCGCCGCCTGGACGCTGCCGTCGGGCGAGCGGGTCGGGGTGGTGGACGTGCCCGGGCACCAGCGCTTCGTGCGCACCATGGTGGCCGGGGCGCAGGGGATCGACCTGGTCCTGCTGGTGGTGGCGGCGGACGAGGGGGTGATGCCCCAGACCCGCGAGCACCTCGCGATCTGCGGGCTGCTGGGGGCGCGGCACGGAGTGGTGGCGCTCACCAAGTGCGACCTCGTCGACGACGACGTGCTCACCCTCGCCCGCGCCGAGGTCGAGGAGGTGATCGCGGCGTCGCCGCTGCGCGGGGCGCCGGTGGTGCCCTGCTCGTCGCTCACCGGCGAGGGTCTCGACGAGCTCGGCCGCACCGTCGAGGCGGCGCTGGCGGCGGCTCCGGCGCGGGTCGACCGCGGCCGGCCGCGGCTCTTCGTCGACCGCGCCTTCGCGCTCCCCGGGTTCGGGCCGATCGTGACTGGAACTCTGGAGACCGGGGCGCTGCACGCCGGTGACGAGGTCGGCATCCTGCCCGGCGGGCTGCGGGCGCGGATCCGCGGGCTGGAGCGGCACGGCGAGCGGCTGGAGCGGGTCGAGCCGGGGGGCCGCACCGCGGTCAACCTCGCCGGGGTCGAGCGTGCCCAGCTCGGCCGGGGGATGGCACTGGTGGCCCCCGCCGCGATGGCGCCGGTGCGGCGGCTCGACATCCGCCTGGAGGCGCTCGCCGACGCCCCCGCGGGGATCCGCCACAACGCCACCGTCTCGGTGCACCTCGGCACCGCGGAGGTCGCCGCCCGGGTGTGGCTGCTCGAGGGCGTGGAGCTCGGGCCCGGCGAGACCGGCCACGCCCAGCTCCAGCTCGCCGCGCCGCTGGCGGCCGCCCCCGGCGACCGGCTGGTGGTGCGGCGCATGTCCCCGCAGGCGACCCTGGGGGGTGGGGTGGTGCTCGACGCCGCCCCCCGCCGCCACCGCCGCCGCGACCCCGGGGTGGCGGCGGCCCTGTCCCGGCTGGAGACCGGAGGGCTGCGCGCGCTGCTCCTCGAGCTGCTCGCGCGGCAGCGGCTCGGCGCCGAGCCGGCGGCGCTGGCGCGGGCGGCGGGCGCGGGTCGGGGCGAGGTCGACGCCCTCCTCGCCGGCCTCGGCGACGAGCTGGTGCGGCTCGGCCGGCGGCTGCTCGCCGCGGGGCGGTGGGAGGAGCTGCGGCGCACCTCGGCGGCGGTGCTCGGCGCCTACCACGACGCCGAGCCGCTGCGCCCGGGGATGCCGCGCGAGGAGTGGCGCAGCCGGCTGGGTCTCCCCGGCCCGCTCTCCGCGGACGTCGCCCACCGCCTCCGCGGCGAGGGGGCCCTCGAGGAGGCCGACGGCTGCGTCGCCCTCGCCGGGCGCGGGCGCAGCGTCTCCGGCACCGCTCAGCGGGCCGTGGACGCGGTGCTGGCGCTGCTCGCGGAGCGCGGCCTCGACCCCCCGCCGATGGCCGAGCTGCGCGCCGCCGGCCTCACCCCGGGACTGCTCCGGCTGCTCCTCGACGACGGCCGGGCGGTGCGCCTCTCCGCCGACGTGGTCCTCGCCGGGCCGGTGTACTCGGCGGCCCGCGAGCGGGTCGAGGACCACCTGCGCGCCCACGGCGAGGCCACCGTCGCCCAGATCCGCGACGCCGTCGGCGCCACCCGCCGGGTGGTCGTCCCCCTGCTGGAGACCCTGGACGCCGGCCGGGTGACGGTGCGGGTCGGCGACCTGCGCCGCCTCCGCGCGCGAGAGGCCCGATAG
- a CDS encoding NUDIX domain-containing protein: MAGSPHGGAGRGGRAAAGGPGRLGAGPWHPAGTGALSAPRAPAFRLRLGDRDHAIHGAQLAIVRDGRVLLQLRPWPPGWELPGGHCEPGEDPAATAAREAEEETGLQATVGGLAGVYSFDGLRRGGDAVYWGTLSGGRPRRTIEAVRTRWFAPDALPPTIFPWFRQRAVDALAAAAGASPVYRVQSVTPRHVLFFGMRWVATAVDALRSARRRRGLRRRRP; encoded by the coding sequence CTGGCTGGATCCCCGCACGGTGGCGCCGGACGAGGTGGCCGAGCTGCTGCGGGAGGTCCGGGCCGCCTGGGAGCGGGTCCATGGCACCCCGCCGGAACCGGAGCGCTGAGCGCCCCCCGGGCGCCGGCCTTCCGGCTGCGCCTCGGCGACCGCGACCACGCCATCCACGGCGCCCAGCTGGCGATCGTCCGCGACGGCCGGGTGCTGCTCCAGCTGCGCCCCTGGCCGCCCGGCTGGGAGCTCCCCGGCGGGCACTGCGAGCCCGGCGAGGACCCCGCCGCCACCGCCGCCCGGGAGGCCGAGGAGGAGACCGGCCTCCAGGCCACCGTCGGCGGACTGGCCGGCGTCTACTCGTTCGACGGCCTCCGCCGCGGCGGCGACGCCGTCTACTGGGGGACGCTGAGCGGCGGCCGCCCCCGGCGCACCATCGAGGCGGTGCGCACCCGCTGGTTCGCGCCGGACGCGCTGCCGCCGACCATCTTCCCCTGGTTCCGCCAGCGGGCCGTGGACGCGCTCGCCGCCGCCGCCGGGGCCTCCCCGGTGTACCGGGTCCAGTCGGTCACCCCCCGGCACGTGCTCTTCTTCGGGATGAGGTGGGTGGCGACCGCCGTGGATGCCCTCCGGTCCGCCCGCCGCCGCCGGGGGCTCCGTCGCCGCCGTCCCTGA
- the selA gene encoding L-seryl-tRNA(Sec) selenium transferase translates to MTRAGAAPARNLPAVDRLASHPLLERWRGSHPAVVRAARAVLDEERAARRAGASVHGDDAALAGAAAAWLHLRLEPGPHRVLNATGVVVHTNLGRAPLGAAARAAVAVASGYSDLEYDLGRGARGSRHDHVAPLLATLCGAEDALVTTNNAAAVLLMLSALCRGREVLVSRGEAVEIGGGFRIPEVMRLSGARMVDVGTTNRTRAADYAAAVTPRTAAIVRVHPSNFTIVGFTERASTAGCAAVARDHGLLLLEDAGSGALRDPAAVDQRLAGEPVLEAVLAAGADLVTASGDKLCGGPQAGLIAGRADLVARLRRHPLMRAVRPDKMVLAGLGATLAAHLAGTAGEAVPVERMLGLDPDAIEAEARSWAWTLRAGGVPAEVAPARSEVGGGSLPGTSLPTTCVTLPGPSGRLLAALRAGEPPVIARAEAGRVWLDPRTVAPDEVAELLREVRAAWERVHGTPPEPER, encoded by the coding sequence ATGACCCGGGCCGGTGCGGCGCCGGCCCGCAACCTGCCCGCGGTCGATCGCCTCGCCTCCCATCCCCTGCTGGAGCGGTGGCGCGGGTCGCATCCCGCGGTGGTGCGCGCCGCCCGCGCGGTGCTCGACGAGGAGCGGGCCGCCCGCCGCGCCGGCGCCTCGGTGCACGGCGACGATGCGGCGCTCGCCGGGGCGGCCGCGGCCTGGCTGCACCTCCGCCTCGAGCCCGGGCCGCACCGGGTGCTCAACGCCACCGGCGTGGTGGTGCACACCAACCTCGGCCGGGCGCCGCTGGGGGCGGCGGCGCGGGCCGCGGTCGCCGTCGCCTCGGGCTACAGCGACCTCGAGTACGACCTCGGGCGGGGCGCCCGGGGCTCCCGCCACGACCACGTCGCGCCGCTGCTCGCCACCCTCTGCGGCGCCGAGGACGCCCTGGTCACCACCAACAACGCCGCCGCGGTGCTGCTGATGCTGAGCGCCCTCTGCCGCGGGCGCGAGGTGCTGGTCTCGCGCGGCGAGGCGGTGGAGATCGGGGGCGGGTTCCGGATCCCCGAGGTGATGCGGCTGAGCGGCGCGCGGATGGTCGACGTCGGCACCACCAACCGCACCCGCGCCGCCGACTACGCCGCCGCGGTGACTCCGCGCACCGCCGCCATCGTCCGGGTCCACCCCTCGAACTTCACGATCGTCGGCTTCACCGAGCGGGCCAGCACCGCCGGCTGCGCCGCCGTCGCCCGCGACCACGGCCTGCTGCTGCTCGAGGACGCCGGCAGCGGCGCGCTCCGCGACCCCGCCGCGGTCGACCAGAGGCTCGCCGGCGAGCCGGTGCTCGAGGCCGTCCTCGCCGCCGGGGCCGACCTGGTCACCGCCAGCGGTGACAAGCTCTGCGGCGGCCCCCAGGCGGGGCTGATCGCCGGCCGCGCCGACCTCGTCGCCCGGCTCCGCCGCCACCCGCTGATGCGCGCCGTCCGGCCCGACAAGATGGTGCTCGCCGGGCTCGGCGCCACCCTCGCGGCCCACCTCGCCGGCACCGCGGGCGAGGCGGTGCCGGTGGAGCGGATGCTCGGCCTCGACCCCGACGCGATCGAGGCGGAGGCGCGCAGCTGGGCGTGGACGCTGCGCGCCGGCGGTGTCCCCGCGGAGGTCGCCCCGGCCCGCTCCGAGGTGGGCGGGGGCTCGCTGCCGGGGACCTCGCTGCCCACCACCTGCGTCACCCTCCCCGGCCCCAGCGGCCGCCTCCTCGCCGCGCTCCGCGCCGGTGAGCCGCCGGTGATCGCCCGCGCCGAGGCGGGCCGGGTCTGGCTGGATCCCCGCACGGTGGCGCCGGACGAGGTGGCCGAGCTGCTGCGGGAGGTCCGGGCCGCCTGGGAGCGGGTCCATGGCACCCCGCCGGAACCGGAGCGCTGA
- a CDS encoding site-2 protease family protein — MERWQIYLSFVLYTLPGLVMGFTFHELAHAVVAVRYGDSTPRAQGRISLDPRKHIDPLGFGLLLTVGFGWAKPVQFNPYVVRTRVQQGVVAAAGPLTNLFLAVVFLAAMHLQILSDPQLPGEAGGINQQFGHGGGSVILYWFLMQGFFINVVLFVFNMLPIPGIDGYMVFRGLLGGVIPGVFDWMDQNRQVVWFAAIGLLFLLPQLFGGTVNPLASLFTNLQDFLYRTFVTPDYLPAGGFVSLFNVLSSG, encoded by the coding sequence ATGGAGCGCTGGCAGATCTACCTCAGCTTCGTCCTCTACACGCTGCCCGGGCTGGTGATGGGCTTCACCTTCCACGAGCTCGCCCACGCCGTCGTCGCGGTGCGCTACGGCGACAGCACGCCGCGCGCGCAGGGCCGGATCTCGCTCGACCCCCGCAAGCACATCGACCCGCTGGGGTTCGGCCTGCTCCTCACCGTCGGCTTCGGCTGGGCGAAACCGGTGCAGTTCAACCCCTATGTGGTGCGCACCCGGGTGCAGCAGGGGGTGGTCGCCGCGGCCGGCCCGCTCACCAACCTGTTCCTCGCGGTGGTGTTCCTCGCCGCCATGCACCTGCAGATCCTCAGCGATCCGCAGCTGCCGGGGGAGGCGGGGGGGATCAACCAGCAGTTCGGCCACGGCGGCGGGTCGGTGATCCTCTACTGGTTCCTGATGCAGGGGTTCTTCATCAATGTCGTGCTCTTCGTCTTCAACATGCTGCCGATCCCCGGCATCGACGGCTACATGGTGTTCCGCGGGCTGCTCGGCGGCGTCATTCCCGGGGTCTTCGACTGGATGGACCAGAACCGGCAGGTGGTGTGGTTCGCCGCCATCGGGCTGCTGTTCCTGCTGCCCCAGCTGTTCGGCGGAACCGTCAATCCCCTGGCCTCGCTGTTCACCAACCTCCAGGACTTCCTCTACCGTACCTTCGTGACCCCGGACTACCTGCCCGCGGGGGGCTTCGTCAGCCTCTTCAACGTGCTGTCCTCGGGATGA